One genomic window of Solanum dulcamara chromosome 12, daSolDulc1.2, whole genome shotgun sequence includes the following:
- the LOC129875513 gene encoding uncharacterized protein LOC129875513 produces the protein MDNIVHHMTGTSFPIKKVDFVQPFHVVEEQQAPTIFEEQNGPNKSDLPPTNVQSHVQKDIKEAEPSNRIQEVDDVSGHNTVSDAAEYIQQHVLSDTLKEAEPSNMIQQVDDVSEYNIVSDVAESFEHHVSTDTLKVVEPSNTI, from the exons ATGGACAACATAGTGCACCACATGACTGGCACATCATTTCCAATTAAAAAAGTAGATTTTGTTCAACCATTCCATGTGGTGGAAGAACAACAAGCACCTACTATATTTGAGGAGCAGAATGGTCCAAATAAATCTGATCTCCCTCCAACAAATGTCCAATCTCATGTCCAGAAAGATATTAAG GAAGCAGAACCATCCAATAGGATACAAGAGGTGGATGATGTATCTGGGCATAACACTGTATCAGATGCTGCAGAATATATTCAACAACATGTTttatctgatacattaaag GAAGCAGAACCATCTAATATGATACAACAGgtggatgatgtatcagaatacAACATTGTATCAGATGTTGCAGAATCTTTTGAACATCATGTTTCaactgatacattaaag GTAGTTGAACCATCCAACACGATATAA